TaccaaatagatttatattcccaccagaaaatatatttaagttgagGATTGAAGCACTTTTTTCTGATATAAAAAGCGTCatcagttacaaaaaaaaaaacacttcgctgtaaaataaatacatttatcactcAGCCTAGAATCTAAAAGGTTTTAATGTAGGTAACaaatgaactaaaacaaaaaaaatcttttaactttgtgaatttatttaaatataagtgataatttaaaatcaggtaggtacctatagggtACCTATAGCATAgctaattcaaatttaataaaaaaaaaacaggtaaaaacattttcaaattatacaaagttattatagtaaataaagtattgtagaaataatttgaaactgaatataaagaatattttgatttaataaaatatatcaaaattaaaaaaattgtctttttgtTAACTTAAATACTAGCAAACTTAatacataactattaaaaaaattaattaagataaTGGaaattattagttaggtataacCTTATACactttcttttaaataatttaaattcatttttccaccttaaatattttcattgggaattcattttttaaaaaaaaatatttagacttttttcttttaattaaaaataaataatataactgcaaaataactcaaaattgtaagaaaataataaagaaaagttACATACTAATCTAATCACTAGATTTTGGGTAGTAATAATTACCATTTGTAGGATAATCGAACATATTGAACTGACTTGGACTTGCACTGTCGGTGATATTTGAATGATCTGGATTTTCTGTGTGATTTGTGGTTTGTGGTCGAGGGTGTTGAAAACTTGGCAAATGATTTAATTGAAGTAAGGTAGGAACGGTTTGTGTTTGTACTTGTGATGGATGTTGTAATGAGTCCTGATTAGAAATAGTTGATTGTGTTTGTGGTTGATTTTGTCTCAGTTGTTCTAACTCTAGTtctgatataatatgaaaaattttagtttttgcaATGTGTTGAAAGTACGGTGAGAACTGTTTGACCGTCGAAcacattgacaaaaaaaattggtcCATAGCATCTAACTTGCTTGTTGTTGGGTATGATTGTTCagaatttttttgttcaatgataTATTTCATGAGAGTGGATGATGCAGTTTCGGGTGGTTTCAATGAGCtcgtttttttacattttttttgtcgtGGTTGCACTGGAGCGGGTGTACTAAATGATGTTTCTACGTTTTGTACTGCATTTTCAAACGAGACAGAATTCTCACCTCCGACTTGAATTTCCTCATCATCTGAATGAGATAGAACGTCATCTTCGTCGTCAGTTACCACATCTATGTTACTTATGGAATCCCTTTCCTTCATATGAGGTTTTAAAAATTCCATTTCATCCgcatatttccatttttttacaaattttgttttttgtcctGACACTGTAATAGATTTTTTAGCAGCTCTTCTGTACCCATCTCTCAGACTAGTCcaaatttttttgcaattttgaactaaaataaaaaataataaactttaatgaataaaataaggactatttttttttttttgattttgactcGACATGTTGAGTCTAGGgcttgaaatcgattttaaatatcgataaaaatcattaaaaatcatgtaAGAactcaaaatttataaaaatatcgtaTATTTCTCATAacggtatttaaaatttatattgaaataaaaaaaattgaaatcgatcatttgtaaaaaatataaataaaaatcgatttaaattaaaatttttttttaatttaaaaatatttaataatatctgaGAGGACTATAATGTTGTTCatatgtgtgtaataataaaataactaaaaatgtggTTTCTTAGGCCTGCAGTTACGCATCCGTCAAACGACAACTACAGGTTTATCATagttagaaatcaaaattaaaatcataaaaatgtaaaattatatttttaatcgaaaaaaaagaaaaataatgttcaaaatgtaattaaaaatcataatattataaaatcgatatattcttacaaattaaatcagaaaaaacaaatatcaatatgtgaaatttaaattaaaaccacaatttttaattttcattacatgCCTTgtttttgaccaaaaaaaaaaatggtaattttatgcttaattgtatacatacctGGTTGATTGATTTCACTGGCAATTTCTCTCCACAGCGATTCTTTATAAGGATggtcactatattttttatcactcaTATCGTATAGTGATGATCGTTCGCGAACTAGTTCAATAAGCATTTCTGTATtcattgtataaaacaatttataaattaaatgtgtacAATAGTTAACTCAGTACGTTGCGATTATGAACTTATGCCGTTCAATACCAAAACAACTTCGACACAGTCATCGATTTGACATGTGAGTGCATGTCGCtgctataatttgtttattttgtccTGCAGAAGCAGGTTATTGCAGGTTATTGCAGAAATTTACAGCACGTTAAATAGGTAGATTTTACGTAATAGTCAATAcggtaatttattaatgtatatacatatatatcagcagatatataaaacatattggaAGGTACTGAcgactaaaaacaataaaagctgtacctataataatattgtgttttaaaatattattttattttcctgaattaaaaattaaatataaattattattgttagtgttatattaaaacatatttgtagacaatttgttaaaagtattttaggagaaaaactattttaaatttccgtcaatttaaaatataataaaacatatttgcaTACCTAAAAAAAGATAACTTCCGAAACCTTAAACActagtttgttttatttatcctatacaaacttaaaaaaaaaaaattagttttaatccTTATGGActgtaataattgatataaaattaaattttaaacagctCATAAATAGAACATAGTTAGGTACTAAccgaaaatttaataaatacaataaaaaagtaagaacatttaaattttaaattaactttttgtatCTACTCCCATGGTAATTTTCCCGCTGGAGAGTTAAAAAAGTCCTTAAACTGATCACGATATTGAAACGCTTGCCTTTGAGCACTACCTCCTTGTCTTGGAAATGACGATAAATTACCCAATGATGTTGTATCGGCTACTTCGCTGGTATGAATTTCACTACTGtcttgtttaatataattatgtaaaatgcaTGTGGTCATTACTATTTTATCTGCATTTTCTGGTAACGATTTTAATCGTCTGCAATATATACGAAATTTAGCTGTCAATTGACCAAAGGCGTCTTCAACTACTTTTCTAGCTCTTGATAGtcgttcattaaatatttttttttttacatcgctGTACATTTGAGGTCCTGGATATGGTCTTAGTAAATAATTCTTTAATGGAAAAGCTTCGTCACCTATAATAACATATGGTAACTTTTCATTTGTACCCGGTAATGCTCGATTATTTGGAATgtgaagtttatttttttcaagagCTTTTCCAAAATTTGAATGTGATAGAATACCTCCATCACTATTTTTTCCAAACGCACCAATATCAACAACGGTAAATTTATATTGGGCGTCAACTAATGCTAGAAGAACAATCgaaaacgtttttttataattatagtataatgagcCAGTGTTTGGAGGGGCTTCAATCACAACGTGCTTTCCGTCCAAAGCACCAATGCAATTGGGAAAATTCCAAATTTCCCAGAACTCATTTGCTATTCGCTCCCAATCTTC
The genomic region above belongs to Acyrthosiphon pisum isolate AL4f unplaced genomic scaffold, pea_aphid_22Mar2018_4r6ur Scaffold_20947;HRSCAF=22612, whole genome shotgun sequence and contains:
- the LOC103310547 gene encoding uncharacterized protein LOC103310547 → MNTEMLIELVRERSSLYDMSDKKYSDHPYKESLWREIASEINQPVQNCKKIWTSLRDGYRRAAKKSITVSGQKTKFVKKWKYADEMEFLKPHMKERDSISNIDVVTDDEDDVLSHSDDEEIQVGGENSVSFENAVQNVETSFSTPAPVQPRQKKCKKTSSLKPPETASSTLMKYIIEQKNSEQSYPTTSKLDAMDQFFLSMCSTVKQFSPYFQHIAKTKIFHIISELELEQLRQNQPQTQSTISNQDSLQHPSQVQTQTVPTLLQLNHLPSFQHPRPQTTNHTENPDHSNITDSASPSQFNMFDYPTNGNYYYPKSSD
- the LOC107884876 gene encoding protein ALP1-like, which gives rise to FLATGDSYQTIAFSFRLGHSTVQGIVIEVCNAIILKLKEECIKTPQKEDWERIANEFWEIWNFPNCIGALDGKHVVIEAPPNTGSLYYNYKKTFSIVLLALVDAQYKFTVVDIGAFGKNSDGGILSHSNFGKALEKNKLHIPNNRALPGTNEKLPYVIIGDEAFPLKNYLLRPYPGPQMYSDVKKKIFNERLSRARKVVEDAFGQLTAKFRIYCRRLKSLPENADKIVMTTCILHNYIKQDSSEIHTSEVADTTSLGNLSSFPRQGGSAQRQAFQYRDQFKDFFNSPAGKLPWE